GTGGCCTGCCACGTGATTTCTCGACTTTTAGCATCAAGGGGTTGATTCTCTCCCCCTAAAGTCGGGAAAATATCCTCGTCAAAAATGCAATCAGCAAAACGAGCCGTGTGACAGTCACCTGTCATGGGGTCCAGATACCTGATTATGGACACAGTCTCATAACCAACGTATATCCCCGACTTACGGAGCGGGCTCATCGCCGATCGCTGAGGGGGTGGTATTGGTACATATACCTGGCAACCGAACCTACGAAGGTGGGAAATTTTCGGTGCCGACCCTTGCGCAAGTTGAACAGGAGAGTGGATGTTGTAGGCCGACGGTCGAAAGTTGATGAGATTAGCCGCGTGTAACACCGCGTGGCCCCAACATGTAGTTGGTAAATTACAACCCTGAAGGAGCGGTCGGGCAatgaatttaattcttttaatCAATGCCTCGGCAAGTCCATTTTGTGTATGAACATGTGGTACCGAGTGCTCAACTTTGATTCCCATTGCCATGCAATAATCATCGAACGCCTTTGAAGTAAATTCGCCGGCGTTGTCCATTCGAATAGACTTTATACGATAATCCGGGAAATTATTCCTCATTTGTAAGATCTGTGAGATCAATTTTGCAAAGGCATGGTTCCTTGTTGACAGCAGGCAAACATTGGACCATTTAGAGGAAGCATCAATGAGCACCATGAAGTACCGAAACGGCCCCGTGAGGGGCTGAATTGGACCGCATATGTCCCCTTGGATACGTTCCAAGAACGCGGGGATTCCATCCCTCACCTTGAGGGGCGATGGCCTAATGACTAACTTCCCCTTAGCGCATGCAGAGCACACGAAATCATCGGGATTCGGGAAGTTCTTCACGTTAACATTATGGccatgtgagttgttaattataTTTCTCATCATCCTAAGTCCGGGGTGGCCTAACCTATCGTGCCAGAGGCAGAAGAGTTCAGAGCTTCTAAAAACGGTCTTGAGGGTAGTGTACACGGGCGGTGCTACGATCTTAGTGTAGTATAGCCCTGTGTCAAACGAAGGAAGCCTTTCGATAACATGTTTACCACCTGCATCCCGCTTTGTGATGAGTAGGCACTCCTTGCCGTTTTCATCATCGGTCTCAGCATGGAAACCATTAGCGCGGATGTCTCTAAAGCTCAAAAGAGTACGAGTCGACTACGGTTACAACAACGCATCATTAATGATCAAAGTTGTTCCCATGGGGAGTATAATAGTGGCACGTCCGGAGCCAACTATGTGAGAACCGCTGCCGGCGATTGTCATAATACTTCCCGGAGATTTTTTAATGGACTCAAAGTACTTAGTTTCTCGTAAAATGGTATGAGTGGTGGCGCTATCGGCAAGGCACGTTTCCTCCATTCGGGCGCCACACGCGTTCTAAAATATGACATCTAATTAATGTAATGAGGAAGAAAATACATTAAAAATAAATGCACACATCTCAGAACATAACATGCTATCATGTATAAATAATGGAATAAATGAATAAATGTCATCCAATCGCCAAAGTAAAGAATAAGTTTATGCTCTCATGGAGCTTACAACCAAATCGAATTTATTCAATTTTATTGTATCAAATCACGGAATCATGATAACCAAAGAGGTATGCTAAGTGGACTCGGTGAAGAAGCCATTCACTTCCGCCGCAATCTCCATACTAGTGAGCTGATCCTCCTTAGAAATCATCTTGGAGGCAGCATCAATGTCTAGTGGCGGCGCCGCCGAGGCGGCCATGTGGTCAACCTCCATGGCGACGTGGGCGTCGGTAGAGACCGCCAAAGCTGCCGCGATGGGCACCACGGGGGTCGCCTCTATGGGCGCAGCAGGGGGAGTAGCGATCATCACGGGTGCCGCCATGGGCGCCGGTGGAGCTCCCTCCTGAACCAAGGCGAGGTGCATCTCACGCGCCTTCCCGACCCCTCTTCTTCTGTTGAGGCTTGCGGACTTTGAGAGCGTTCACCTCCTGGCGAGAACTCCCCCCAAGTGGTTGCACGACAAAGTTCTTTTTGAGAACCTCGTCCTGCGCCTCCGCCACCTGGAGGACGTCAATCAACTCTGAATACCTCGTGTAGTTCCCCTAGCGGTAGTTCCGTGAGGACTGGACCGCGTCGGGGTGGAAAGTGGATAGGGTTTTCTCAATCTTCTGGGAGTCGGTAATCTCAATACCACACAACCGAAGAGTCGCACAAATCCGGTGCAGAGCCGAATTGTACTCCCCAACCGTCTTGAAGTCCGCAAACCTCAGACGGATCCACTCTGCCTCTGCACGTGGCTTCACAGTGTACTTCAGCCGCTCAAACCGCTGCTTAAGAGCGGTCCAAAGGCCAGAAGCACCGCGCTCAGCCATATACTCATCTTTCAGAGTAGGTGACAGGTGATGACGGAGAAAGTGCAGAGCCTGCGCATTCTCAGTTTCGAACTTGGTCTTAGTGACGGCCAGCTGGGCCCCCTTACCGATCGCCCTCAGGAGGGTTTTGCCCTGGAGAAAGATCTCGCAGTCCGAGGACCATGACAGGTAGTTCAGCCCTGTCTGGGCCAACTCAGGAAACTCCTTGTTGACAATTCCGGCCATCTGCGATTTATGCAAAAATCATGAGATTACAGCAGGTAATCTTTTGCACAAAGCGATGTTGATAAACTTATTCAATAAAATGACGTTCCAATATTTAAAACATGCTATTATATGACTTACTAAATGATTAAGAGTGCTAAACAATTAATCTACAGCAGTAAAATCATACTATAATATCATGTTACAAAAGATAGCATGTTAAGCGCATCTAGTATGTGAAAACTAGTCAAAAAATTGAATTCCCGTGGCATTTTTAAGCCCAAATACGTGTTTTCAGCGAAAACAGACAGTTCTAGGGGCTTCTACGCGAAATATTACAGCATGAATAAAAACTCGCGTAAAATCTGAAAACTACGGGGGCTAAACCGCAAATTGCCGCGCTACAGCCGGCGCCCTTACTTTTTTTTCTGGAGGAACCCCCACGGCCACGGCCCATCCGGCCCAGGAGCCAGCGGGCCGGCCCAGCCACCAGCGGCCTGGCGCGTAGCGacgctagggtttcccctagcgCCCGCATCGGGGTGCGGCGGCGGCCAGTGGGCTCGCGCAGCGGCGGCTCGCACGCGGGCGCCGCCAGCATGGCGCGGTCCCGGCACGGCACGGCCATGGCGCGGCGCGGCCGGCACGGCACGGCCAGCACGGCGCGGCCCCGGCACGGCGCGGCTACGGCCACGGCTCGCAGCGCGCGCGGCCACGGCCACGGCGGGCGGTGCGCTGCCACGGCTACGGCCACGGGGCGGCCAACACGGCGGGTCTGCGCGGCGCGGCCAGTGGGGCTACGGCCAGCACGGCGGCGCCAGCGACCAGCGGGGTCCCGGCCAGCAGGGCGGCGCGTGCAGCAGGCACGCGAGCGCGGCGACGGCAGTCGAGCGCTCGGCGATGGGGACGGCCAGCAGGGCCATGGCAACGCCGGTGGCGACGGGGACATCATCATCTGCCTCGGGATGGCAAGATCGTGCGTCTTCGGGACGTCACGACGCGTGTACGTCGGGTACAACGCGGCGGTGCCGTGGTCATCTGGAGTACGTGTAATCACCGTCCCCCTAGGGTGTagtcaacaaatctctcttgatCCAAGAACATCGACATTGGTCGGCGACGTATTCGTCCGCTCAATTCTTGGGAGAGAAATCCACACCATAGGTAGATTGATCCGAAAAATAATCTAATCGCAAAAACGGAATCGCAGTAACGAGAGGAATCCATTTTTGCAAAGAGTGGGGATCGGATCTTATACCTCCGCGGGATCGACGAAAGCCTGCGTGATGCAGGCTTGACGCAGGCTTGACGGAGAGTTGATGGAGCGAAGCGTGCTGATAACGTGTTCCGCAACTCCGCCGGCGAGTCCGGTCCGAGGTTGCGGAGCGAGGACGAGCGTCGTAGTCGAAGTAGTCGAACACGCGAAAGTAAATGACACAGAGAGATATGGAGGAGACCAGCTTTATTAATCAATGATGAGCAATTACAATGATGGCTCCTCGTTGCTTTATATAGGGGGTAAAGGGTCAATGGATAAGTACCCACTGAACGTAAAGTGGGGGAAATGGGAGGGGCTAGCCCGTGCGATACGCACGAGGCCGCCGCCACCCCTGGTGGCCCCGGTTTCCCAACAGATTCTTTCCCTGCCACCCCTGCTTCGGATCCCCAGGCCACCCCGACAGCGCCTTCCTGTTGGCTTGTGGCGGACCCCGCGCCCGTGCATGCTGATCCGCTCATGAGTGTGGCTCAGGATGAGCCACGTCCCCCCTCCCCATGCACTACCATGCAACGTGCGGGTGCCCACGTCGCCCCTCTCCATGGTTTCCTGGACTCGATTAGCTCTGTCGTTCAGCCCGTTCAGCCCACTCCTGCGCCACGATGCGGACG
The Aegilops tauschii subsp. strangulata cultivar AL8/78 chromosome 3, Aet v6.0, whole genome shotgun sequence genome window above contains:
- the LOC109740116 gene encoding uncharacterized protein; amino-acid sequence: MAVPCRDRAMLAAPACEPPLREPTGRRRTPMRALGETLASLRARPLMAGIVNKEFPELAQTGLNYLSWSSDCEIFLQGKTLLRAIGKGAQLAVTKTKFETENAQALHFLRHHLSPTLKDEYMAERGASGLWTALKQRFERLKYTVKPRAEAEWIRLRFADFKTVGEYNSALHRICATLRLCGIEITDSQKIEKTLSTFHPDAVQSSRNYR